The Nostoc sp. 'Lobaria pulmonaria (5183) cyanobiont' genome window below encodes:
- a CDS encoding ScyD/ScyE family protein, whose amino-acid sequence MKLKPLTITILTFCVAAFSGMKAASAASFSVIADGLYNAGGLSFGPDGDLYVTEAGIGGSGACVPPPSGQGDSLCYGTSGAVTKIENGKTERILTGLPSIALPDGTGGTGARDIQFDAKGKPYVLIGYGANPAFRDRNLGNTDLGKIIAPDFKTNSWTSVADLANYELANNPDGSDVDSNPLGFVIDGTNLVAVDAGANDLLRVNTGGSNLQAITTFPQDILTNPIFPPSDTPSNEPAQVPSQGEAVRSQFATQAVPSSVAKGPDGAYYVSQFTGFPFPEGGAKIYRVGADGKPTVFADGFTQLTDLQFDSAGNLYALQYANQSAWKGNFDGSVIKIATDGTRTTLLSGNGLESPSALTIGADGAVYVTNRGDRPGLGQVLRIENIKSVPEPDSALGVLAIGALGVAWLHKKRATQPLIDRVVALK is encoded by the coding sequence ATGAAACTCAAGCCACTTACTATTACTATCCTCACTTTTTGTGTTGCCGCTTTTTCGGGAATGAAAGCTGCGTCAGCCGCATCCTTTTCAGTAATCGCCGACGGTCTATATAATGCGGGTGGTCTGAGCTTTGGCCCTGATGGCGATCTCTATGTTACAGAAGCAGGAATCGGGGGAAGTGGCGCTTGTGTTCCACCACCAAGCGGTCAAGGCGATTCTTTATGCTACGGCACAAGTGGGGCAGTTACCAAAATTGAGAATGGTAAAACCGAGCGGATACTTACAGGACTTCCTTCTATAGCATTACCAGATGGTACTGGAGGCACAGGCGCTCGTGACATCCAATTTGATGCTAAAGGTAAACCTTATGTTCTGATTGGGTATGGGGCTAATCCAGCGTTTCGCGATCGCAATTTGGGTAACACTGACCTCGGTAAAATCATTGCTCCCGACTTTAAGACCAATTCCTGGACAAGTGTTGCTGATTTAGCTAACTATGAACTCGCCAACAATCCCGATGGTAGTGATGTAGATAGCAATCCCTTGGGTTTCGTAATAGATGGCACTAATCTGGTTGCGGTTGATGCAGGTGCGAACGACTTACTCCGTGTTAATACTGGTGGTAGTAACTTGCAAGCTATTACTACCTTTCCCCAAGATATATTAACTAATCCCATCTTTCCACCTTCTGATACCCCATCCAATGAACCGGCACAGGTGCCATCTCAAGGTGAAGCGGTGCGATCGCAGTTTGCAACTCAAGCAGTACCCTCAAGTGTGGCAAAAGGCCCTGATGGCGCTTATTACGTCAGCCAATTTACTGGTTTTCCCTTCCCAGAAGGTGGCGCAAAAATCTATCGAGTCGGTGCTGATGGCAAGCCAACAGTCTTCGCTGATGGTTTTACCCAACTCACAGACTTGCAATTTGATTCTGCGGGCAATTTATATGCTTTGCAGTACGCCAATCAGTCAGCTTGGAAGGGTAATTTTGATGGTTCTGTAATCAAAATAGCTACCGATGGCACACGCACAACTCTTCTGAGTGGCAATGGATTAGAGTCGCCTAGCGCCCTAACTATTGGTGCTGATGGTGCAGTATACGTCACAAACCGAGGCGATCGCCCAGGACTTGGACAAGTTCTCAGAATTGAAAATATCAAGTCTGTCCCTGAACCTGATTCTGCTTTAGGTGTGTTAGCGATCGGTGCATTGGGCGTTGCTTGGTTGCACAAGAAGAGAGCTACCCAACCACTCATAGATAGAGTTGTGGCGCTCAAATAA
- a CDS encoding ScyD/ScyE family protein, producing MKLKSFALTSLTFCFTAICGTLSAQAATLTTIVDGVSNARGVSFGPDGSLYVAEPGIGGNGNCQPSPSTLFQPICAGNTSSLVKVSPNGTKQRLLNNFESLAEQPTGNQGAGIEDVQFDSKGNAYLLTGYAGYPGNRDLETFKLGTQSPIPQNQLGSFPPSTADKVLNSPLLAQLYKVDLKTGALNSIFDFAKYEITKNPDKGDVVTNPYDLTINGDSAYVVDGGGNAAYKIKLDGSKSEAIAIPKNVISDSDLPPGLQLPPGLLEQLPGGKTAIQSVPTGGTIGPDGALYVGEYTGFPYPAGKSRIFRIGKDMKPEVFLDGFTHITDLTFDKKGDLLVLQFSDKSQLGGDITDLPGSLIQVAPDGTRTTLVAAGQGLDSADGIAIGPDGKIYITNQGVGKGRGEVVRVDGLVTQTIPEPGSIVGLLALAGVGATGAIAKRKRSEKLDEEFLAKAETV from the coding sequence ATGAAACTCAAATCATTTGCTCTTACATCTCTTACATTTTGTTTTACCGCTATTTGTGGAACACTATCTGCACAAGCTGCAACACTAACGACAATAGTCGATGGAGTCAGTAATGCACGGGGTGTTAGCTTTGGTCCTGACGGCAGTCTCTACGTAGCAGAGCCAGGTATCGGCGGAAACGGAAATTGCCAACCATCTCCGAGTACGCTGTTTCAGCCTATCTGTGCTGGTAACACTAGTTCACTCGTCAAAGTTTCACCAAACGGCACCAAACAGCGTCTACTTAATAACTTTGAGTCTCTAGCAGAACAACCTACAGGCAATCAAGGGGCTGGTATTGAAGACGTGCAATTCGACTCTAAAGGGAATGCTTATCTTCTGACTGGGTATGCTGGTTATCCAGGAAACCGCGATCTAGAAACATTTAAACTAGGTACTCAATCCCCTATCCCACAAAATCAACTTGGTAGTTTTCCGCCATCAACAGCCGATAAAGTACTGAATAGCCCGCTTTTAGCACAACTGTACAAAGTTGACTTGAAGACGGGAGCTCTCAACAGTATTTTTGACTTTGCCAAGTATGAAATCACCAAAAATCCAGACAAAGGGGATGTAGTTACCAATCCCTATGACCTGACTATTAATGGGGATAGTGCTTATGTGGTTGATGGGGGTGGGAACGCTGCTTACAAAATTAAACTTGACGGAAGTAAGTCCGAGGCGATCGCAATTCCTAAAAACGTCATTAGTGACTCCGACTTGCCACCAGGATTACAATTACCTCCTGGGCTATTAGAGCAGCTTCCAGGAGGAAAAACAGCAATTCAATCAGTACCCACAGGTGGCACAATTGGCCCCGATGGAGCTTTATACGTTGGTGAATATACGGGTTTTCCTTATCCAGCAGGTAAATCACGGATTTTCCGCATTGGCAAAGATATGAAACCAGAAGTTTTTCTAGATGGGTTTACGCACATCACAGACCTAACCTTTGATAAGAAAGGCGATTTGCTGGTTTTACAATTCAGCGACAAGTCCCAGTTAGGGGGTGACATCACAGACCTACCCGGTTCTCTGATCCAAGTTGCTCCTGATGGCACTCGCACAACACTCGTTGCAGCCGGTCAAGGGCTAGATTCGGCTGATGGAATTGCTATTGGCCCTGACGGTAAGATTTATATTACCAATCAGGGTGTTGGCAAAGGACGAGGGGAAGTTGTTCGGGTGGATGGTCTCGTTACACAAACAATCCCCGAACCTGGTTCAATAGTTGGCTTATTAGCACTTGCTGGTGTAGGCGCAACTGGTGCGATCGCCAAGCGCAAACGCTCAGAAAAGTTGGATGAAGAGTTCCTAGCTAAAGCAGAGACTGTCTAA
- the scyF gene encoding scytonemin biosynthesis PEP-CTERM protein ScyF (ScyF is a conserved protein in biosynthesis systems for the scytonemin, a Trp-derived cyanobacterial natural sunscreen, although it is not absolutely required.): MGLVKNLSIGILGTGFLVLATAAQAKAVTLTFDRTIGSPGFGPGQLFVPQGIAVDSQGNTLISNGRGINPDGTPNYNLGDKIEKFSPSGQYIGAIGSGGTGPGQFDEPTTVDFNPVTGDLYAGDVYNNRINQFDSQGKFIRSFANGEFTPLIPGRFFFGPSGVTFDKTGNVYVGDFNGERILKFTPDGKQIGVIGGTTGTALGEFQGVAGTRISPVSGNIFVADQYNNRVQVLDPNGKPLYTFGSAGSGPGQLLQPIGIEVDDQENVYVADSINSRVQVFDKKGNFLTSYGKPALDASGNPVPPPGLTDPPFGNPLDLTPGRFNWTGGTSLKDGKLYVGDFFQGRVQVLNVEGTRKVPEPSSALGLALLGFGAATVTLRKRGQQKPVFSLEKELQKQC, from the coding sequence ATGGGATTAGTCAAAAATTTGTCAATCGGCATTCTCGGTACTGGATTCTTGGTGTTGGCAACAGCAGCCCAAGCCAAGGCTGTAACATTAACTTTCGACAGAACTATCGGCAGTCCTGGCTTCGGCCCTGGGCAACTGTTTGTTCCCCAAGGCATAGCGGTGGATAGCCAAGGGAATACCCTTATATCTAACGGACGCGGTATTAACCCGGATGGTACTCCTAACTACAACCTCGGTGACAAAATTGAAAAATTTAGTCCAAGCGGTCAGTATATTGGAGCAATTGGCTCCGGCGGCACAGGGCCCGGACAGTTTGACGAGCCAACAACTGTAGACTTTAATCCCGTAACAGGGGATTTGTATGCAGGTGATGTTTACAACAACCGCATTAATCAATTCGATTCTCAGGGTAAATTTATTAGATCCTTTGCAAATGGAGAATTTACCCCTCTCATACCAGGTAGATTTTTCTTTGGACCATCTGGTGTAACATTTGACAAAACTGGCAACGTTTACGTAGGTGATTTTAACGGCGAAAGAATCCTTAAATTCACACCTGACGGAAAGCAAATTGGTGTCATTGGTGGCACCACTGGCACTGCACTTGGAGAATTCCAAGGTGTAGCCGGTACAAGAATTTCCCCAGTTAGTGGAAATATCTTTGTAGCTGACCAGTATAACAACCGCGTTCAGGTACTCGATCCAAATGGTAAACCTCTGTACACATTTGGTTCAGCAGGTAGCGGACCTGGACAGCTTCTTCAGCCAATTGGCATCGAAGTGGACGACCAAGAGAATGTTTATGTAGCTGATTCGATCAACAGCCGCGTTCAGGTGTTTGATAAAAAGGGTAACTTCTTGACTTCCTACGGTAAACCAGCTCTAGATGCATCAGGCAACCCAGTCCCGCCTCCAGGATTAACTGACCCCCCATTTGGTAATCCCCTCGACCTCACACCAGGCAGATTTAACTGGACGGGTGGCACAAGCCTCAAAGATGGCAAGCTTTATGTGGGCGATTTCTTCCAAGGTCGCGTCCAAGTGTTAAACGTAGAAGGCACAAGGAAAGTACCAGAACCTAGTTCAGCATTGGGTTTAGCATTGCTTGGATTTGGGGCTGCTACCGTCACATTGCGGAAACGTGGGCAACAAAAGCCAGTCTTCAGTTTAGAGAAGGAACTACAAAAACAGTGCTAA
- a CDS encoding glycosyltransferase family 4 protein, whose protein sequence is MHILIYSYNYHPEPIGIAPLMTELAEGLVKRGHQVRVITGMPNYPQRQIYDRYRGKLYVTEEKNGVTIGRSYLRIKSKPNLVDRLLLELSFVFTSLPQALKGERPDLILLTVPPLLVCLPATLISWLYNCPVVLNVQDILPEAAVRVGLIKNKLMILALEALEKFAYRNAHTISVIADGFVDNLINKGVPVNKIACIPNWVNLNFIRPLPKENNYWRATHQLDGKFVVLYSGNIALTQGLETVIEAAACLRHINDIVFVVAGESQALERLQKHCLACGADNVLLLPLQPREKLPQMLAAADVGLIVQKCNVISFNMPSKIPLLLASGRPIVGSVPATGTAAKAIRESGGGIIVKPESADALATAVLDLYNQPELAAKLGREGRKFAVENYSFEQTLDRYEELFSNMIAKRATTLDMLPKLSSQESLVDI, encoded by the coding sequence ATGCACATTCTGATTTATTCATACAACTATCATCCAGAACCAATTGGTATTGCACCTTTGATGACTGAACTAGCAGAAGGGCTGGTGAAACGAGGGCACCAAGTGCGGGTAATCACAGGTATGCCTAACTATCCTCAGCGTCAGATTTACGATCGCTATCGGGGTAAGTTATACGTTACTGAAGAGAAAAATGGTGTCACCATTGGGCGTAGTTACCTGCGGATTAAGTCTAAACCTAACCTTGTAGATCGGCTACTGCTAGAGTTGAGCTTTGTCTTTACAAGTTTGCCACAAGCTCTCAAGGGTGAGCGACCTGATTTAATTCTCTTAACAGTGCCACCGTTACTCGTTTGCTTACCTGCAACCTTAATAAGTTGGCTATACAACTGTCCAGTAGTTCTGAATGTGCAAGATATCCTCCCAGAAGCTGCTGTGCGTGTTGGGCTAATTAAAAATAAGTTGATGATTCTCGCTCTAGAAGCTTTAGAAAAATTTGCCTACCGAAATGCACATACCATTAGTGTGATTGCTGATGGCTTTGTGGATAATTTAATAAATAAAGGTGTACCTGTTAATAAAATTGCCTGCATTCCAAATTGGGTAAATCTAAATTTTATCCGCCCTTTACCAAAGGAGAATAACTATTGGAGAGCTACCCATCAACTCGATGGTAAATTTGTAGTGCTTTATTCAGGTAATATTGCTCTCACGCAAGGTTTGGAGACAGTAATAGAAGCAGCAGCTTGCTTGCGCCATATTAATGATATTGTCTTTGTCGTAGCCGGCGAATCCCAAGCTCTCGAAAGGTTGCAAAAACATTGTCTTGCTTGTGGTGCAGATAACGTATTGCTTTTACCATTGCAACCGCGAGAAAAACTACCGCAAATGTTAGCAGCTGCTGATGTCGGGTTGATTGTGCAAAAGTGCAATGTGATTTCTTTCAATATGCCTTCTAAAATACCATTGTTGTTAGCCAGTGGTCGCCCAATTGTGGGTTCAGTTCCCGCCACTGGTACTGCTGCCAAAGCTATTCGAGAAAGTGGCGGCGGTATTATCGTTAAGCCAGAGTCGGCAGATGCTTTAGCCACTGCGGTATTGGATTTATATAATCAACCGGAACTAGCAGCAAAATTAGGGCGTGAAGGAAGAAAGTTTGCGGTAGAAAACTATTCCTTTGAGCAAACGCTAGATCGGTATGAAGAGTTATTTTCTAATATGATTGCCAAAAGAGCAACAACTTTGGATATGTTGCCCAAATTGAGTTCTCAGGAATCACTTGTTGATATTTGA
- the tyrA gene encoding bifunctional chorismate mutase/prephenate dehydrogenase → MPLKSSDSDRLKKTDQRLIALLSDRISLLAASEQPSLDEQLADVAPLLAQAGIPESVWAGVVNSCYTTLIPKSKTIHVSPRKIAIVGGCGRMGRLFKEQLSLVGNNVSVLEHNDWKYADKLLSQAELVLVSVPIEHTVDVIKRVAKYLAPTTALCDITSIKVQPTQAMLEHHCGPVMGLHPMFGPNIKSFFGQKVVVCPGRNDDSFQWFLDFFKSQGAELVACTPEEHDRMMVIIQATQHFCRFSLGVFLAEAKIDIEQSLTMSTPNYRQEIDIVKRLFSQNPHLSVDIMLATEERCNAISFLADTYSRLAKLVAMKDRDALTQEFENSQSFFEEKINTFLQPLNLIAIQRDFQPQMHTNISI, encoded by the coding sequence ATGCCTTTGAAATCCTCTGATTCAGATCGGCTTAAAAAAACTGACCAAAGGTTGATCGCCTTATTAAGCGATCGCATATCATTATTAGCAGCATCAGAACAACCTTCTTTAGATGAACAATTGGCTGATGTCGCTCCCCTACTCGCCCAAGCTGGTATTCCTGAGTCTGTTTGGGCAGGTGTAGTAAATAGTTGTTATACTACTCTAATTCCTAAATCTAAAACAATTCATGTCAGTCCCCGAAAAATTGCGATTGTCGGTGGATGCGGCAGGATGGGAAGATTATTTAAAGAGCAACTTTCGCTAGTAGGTAACAATGTTAGCGTTCTGGAACATAATGATTGGAAATATGCAGATAAACTGTTAAGTCAGGCAGAATTAGTATTAGTAAGCGTTCCTATTGAACATACAGTTGATGTTATCAAGCGTGTAGCTAAATACCTCGCTCCAACTACCGCTTTGTGTGACATTACGAGTATTAAAGTACAGCCAACTCAGGCGATGCTCGAACACCATTGCGGGCCAGTTATGGGTTTACATCCAATGTTTGGGCCAAATATCAAATCGTTTTTTGGACAAAAAGTAGTGGTGTGTCCAGGTCGAAACGATGATTCATTTCAATGGTTTTTAGACTTTTTTAAAAGTCAAGGGGCCGAGTTAGTTGCTTGCACGCCTGAAGAACACGATCGGATGATGGTGATTATTCAAGCAACCCAACATTTTTGTAGATTTAGTCTTGGCGTTTTCTTAGCAGAAGCAAAAATTGACATAGAGCAGAGTTTAACAATGTCAACTCCTAATTACCGTCAAGAAATTGATATTGTTAAACGTTTATTTTCCCAAAATCCTCACTTATCTGTGGATATTATGCTAGCTACAGAAGAAAGGTGTAATGCAATTAGCTTTTTAGCTGATACCTACAGCCGTTTGGCGAAACTGGTAGCGATGAAAGACAGAGACGCATTAACTCAAGAATTTGAAAATTCTCAAAGCTTTTTTGAAGAGAAAATCAATACTTTTCTACAGCCTTTAAATTTAATAGCTATCCAACGAGATTTTCAACCACAGATGCACACAAATATTAGCATTTAA
- a CDS encoding DsbA family oxidoreductase: protein MLIDIFHDTVCPWCRIGKKYLFDALAQQEQEVHIRWHPFLLDNTVPADGYEFYSFMQNRKGIKAEEIQQMFDYTQRAGEAAGVKLDFEKIRLAVNTKLSHQLIALAPANVKNDVVEAIYKAYFEDGLNLGNIDVIVAIGTAYQMDASELKLQLNDSAVSDAVVAESIFARLNGINSVPLFVINNKVKLNGSHSVEVFLETLNRTALLDIPAKIW, encoded by the coding sequence ATGCTGATAGACATCTTTCACGATACCGTTTGTCCTTGGTGCAGAATTGGTAAAAAATATCTGTTTGATGCACTAGCACAACAAGAACAAGAAGTGCATATCCGCTGGCATCCCTTTCTTCTGGACAATACTGTTCCTGCTGACGGGTACGAATTTTATAGCTTTATGCAAAATAGAAAAGGCATTAAAGCGGAAGAAATACAACAGATGTTTGATTATACCCAACGCGCAGGTGAGGCGGCTGGAGTTAAGCTAGATTTTGAAAAAATCCGTTTGGCTGTCAATACTAAGCTTTCTCATCAACTGATTGCACTTGCACCCGCAAACGTAAAAAACGATGTCGTAGAAGCTATTTATAAAGCTTACTTTGAAGACGGTTTGAACCTCGGAAATATTGACGTTATTGTTGCCATCGGTACAGCATATCAAATGGATGCTAGCGAATTAAAGTTGCAATTAAACGATAGTGCTGTGAGTGATGCAGTTGTTGCTGAATCAATATTTGCTCGGTTAAATGGCATCAATAGCGTGCCGTTATTCGTCATCAATAACAAAGTTAAGCTAAATGGTTCTCACTCGGTAGAGGTGTTCCTGGAAACTTTGAATCGTACTGCACTTTTAGATATACCCGCAAAAATATGGTAG
- a CDS encoding 3-dehydroquinate synthase has product MVVDINQKSRLINQRVSVTFNYEVYFTQNLFELKNPTLAQVIGADEETKPKKIVAVVDAGILKYQPELVKQLVAYTKFYAEVLAIAAQPMIISGGEAAKNDRTLVEQIQQVIEAAGLCRHSYILAIGGGAVLDLVGYAAATAHRGIRLIRVPTTVLAQNDSGVGVKNGINAFGKKNFLGTFAPPYAVINDSAFLTTLDDRDWRSGIAEAIKVALIKDASFFDFIHSHTAALKRRDMDTMQQVIYRCAQLHLEHIANGGDPFEMGSSRPLDFGHWAAHKLEHLTNYRLRHGEAVAIGIALDSTYSYLVGLLDCSEWQRILNTLLALGFTLYVPELAKNLSQLEDPHCLFWGLIEFREHLGGELTLTLLQRIGKSIEVHEVNLSLYKQAISLLQEARENF; this is encoded by the coding sequence ATGGTAGTTGACATCAACCAAAAAAGTAGATTAATTAATCAACGTGTTTCAGTTACTTTTAACTACGAGGTTTACTTCACCCAAAATTTATTTGAGTTGAAAAATCCCACCTTAGCCCAAGTGATTGGTGCGGATGAGGAGACAAAGCCGAAGAAAATAGTTGCAGTAGTAGATGCAGGAATATTAAAGTATCAACCTGAATTGGTGAAGCAATTAGTCGCGTATACCAAGTTTTATGCAGAGGTACTAGCGATCGCAGCCCAACCGATGATAATTTCGGGAGGAGAAGCTGCCAAAAACGATCGCACTTTAGTAGAGCAAATCCAGCAAGTAATTGAAGCTGCCGGATTATGTCGTCACTCCTACATATTAGCGATCGGGGGCGGGGCGGTGTTGGATTTGGTAGGATATGCAGCCGCAACTGCTCACCGGGGAATTCGCCTAATTCGGGTTCCAACAACGGTGTTGGCACAAAATGATTCTGGGGTTGGCGTCAAAAACGGCATCAACGCTTTTGGTAAAAAGAACTTTCTCGGCACATTTGCGCCACCTTATGCAGTTATAAATGACTCTGCGTTCTTGACAACTCTAGACGATCGCGATTGGCGTTCTGGAATCGCAGAAGCAATCAAAGTGGCGCTGATTAAGGATGCTAGCTTTTTTGATTTTATCCACTCTCACACCGCAGCCCTGAAGCGACGAGATATGGATACTATGCAACAAGTTATCTATCGTTGCGCCCAGTTGCATTTAGAACATATTGCCAATGGCGGCGATCCTTTTGAAATGGGTTCGTCTCGTCCCCTAGATTTTGGACATTGGGCGGCTCATAAATTGGAGCATTTGACAAATTATCGCTTGCGTCATGGCGAAGCTGTTGCGATCGGTATCGCTTTGGATAGCACCTATTCTTATTTGGTAGGGCTGCTGGATTGTTCAGAGTGGCAACGGATATTAAATACTTTATTGGCTTTGGGTTTCACGTTGTATGTGCCAGAACTGGCTAAGAATTTATCACAATTGGAAGATCCTCATTGTTTGTTTTGGGGTTTGATTGAATTTCGCGAACATTTAGGGGGAGAGTTGACTCTGACACTGTTACAAAGGATTGGAAAAAGCATTGAGGTTCATGAGGTGAATTTGTCTTTGTATAAGCAAGCCATTTCGCTGTTGCAGGAGGCGAGGGAGAATTTTTAA
- a CDS encoding anthranilate synthase yields MIFDSRSYKTLSGVSVSRSITEVKMDTALEDILFHLNSQRGGLLRSSYEYPGRYKRWAIGFVNPPLELTTQENAFTLIALNERGQVLLPFLLERLSQSEQLENVTQDNNNIVGFIKPSNKLFTEEERSKQPSSFTVVREILYTFSSQEDEHLGLYGAFGYDLVFQFEPITQRLERPTDQRDLVLYLPDELIVVDYYQQRAFRLQYDFETAHGSTKNLPRTGESVDYRGKHLLPPQTADHKVGEYAKKVELALDYFRRGDLFEVVPSQNFFEGYEDQPSKLFNTLKEINPSPYGFIFNLGGEYLIGASPEMFVRVEGRRVETCPISGTISRGQDALDDAVQIRQLLNSKKDEAELTMCTDVDRNDKSRICEPGSVQVIGRRQIELYSHLIHTVDHVEGTLRSQFDALDAFLSHTWAVTVTGAPKRAAIDFIEQHEKSARRWYGGAVGYLNFNGNLNTGLILRTIRLKDCIAEVRVGATVLYDSIPQAEEEETITKGAALFETIRRVKQTSQKIDQSSSIKLTKSPSAATGKRILLIDYEDSFVHTLANYIRQTGASVTTLRHGFSESLFDTERPDLVVLSPGPGRPSDFGVSQTVGALLHRQIPIFGVCLGLQGIVEAFDGELGVLDYPQHGKSSRIFVTDSNSVTFKNLPESFAVGRYHSLFALPQRLPKELKVTAMSDDDVIMGIEHQTLPIAAVQFHPESIMTLAGEVGLEIIKNVVRAYTQVEESLVISH; encoded by the coding sequence ATGATTTTTGATTCCCGTTCTTACAAAACCCTTAGCGGTGTAAGTGTTTCTCGCTCCATCACTGAAGTTAAGATGGACACTGCCCTCGAAGATATTCTGTTCCATTTAAATTCTCAGCGTGGAGGCTTACTAAGGAGTAGCTACGAATATCCAGGCAGATACAAAAGATGGGCGATCGGATTTGTCAATCCACCGTTAGAATTGACTACACAGGAAAACGCTTTTACTTTGATAGCGTTGAATGAACGCGGTCAAGTACTTTTACCATTTCTGTTAGAGCGCCTATCCCAGTCAGAGCAACTTGAGAACGTCACCCAAGATAATAACAATATTGTCGGCTTTATTAAACCTTCAAACAAACTATTTACTGAGGAAGAACGCAGTAAACAGCCTTCATCATTTACAGTTGTTCGCGAAATTCTATATACTTTCTCTAGTCAAGAAGATGAGCATTTAGGCTTGTATGGTGCTTTTGGTTATGACTTAGTTTTTCAGTTTGAACCAATTACCCAACGTCTGGAACGTCCTACAGATCAACGGGATTTAGTACTTTATCTGCCTGATGAATTAATTGTTGTTGACTATTATCAGCAACGTGCATTTCGTCTACAATATGATTTTGAGACAGCGCACGGCAGCACGAAGAATCTTCCTCGAACAGGTGAGTCTGTAGATTATCGCGGCAAACATCTTCTACCGCCGCAAACTGCTGACCATAAAGTAGGCGAATATGCGAAAAAAGTTGAGCTTGCACTCGATTATTTCCGCCGAGGCGATTTATTTGAAGTTGTTCCTAGTCAAAACTTTTTTGAAGGCTATGAAGACCAACCCAGCAAATTATTTAACACCTTAAAAGAAATAAATCCCAGTCCTTATGGATTTATTTTTAATTTAGGTGGTGAATATCTGATTGGTGCATCTCCAGAAATGTTTGTGCGGGTTGAAGGTAGGCGGGTTGAAACTTGTCCAATCAGTGGCACTATTAGCCGGGGACAAGATGCTCTTGATGATGCGGTGCAAATTCGTCAGTTACTCAACTCCAAAAAAGATGAAGCCGAGTTGACCATGTGTACTGATGTCGATCGCAATGACAAATCCCGAATCTGCGAACCTGGTTCGGTACAAGTCATTGGTCGTCGCCAAATTGAATTATACAGCCACTTAATTCATACAGTGGATCATGTTGAAGGGACACTGCGATCGCAATTTGATGCTTTAGATGCCTTTCTTTCGCATACATGGGCAGTTACAGTCACCGGCGCACCCAAAAGGGCAGCAATAGATTTTATTGAACAGCACGAAAAGAGCGCCCGACGTTGGTATGGTGGAGCAGTCGGCTATTTAAATTTCAACGGCAATTTAAATACTGGCTTAATTCTGCGGACAATCCGATTAAAAGATTGCATCGCCGAAGTGCGAGTTGGTGCTACTGTCCTTTATGACTCCATACCCCAAGCAGAAGAAGAAGAAACAATTACTAAAGGTGCTGCTTTATTTGAAACGATTCGGCGTGTGAAGCAAACGAGTCAGAAAATTGATCAGTCCAGTTCCATAAAGTTAACTAAATCCCCAAGTGCGGCAACTGGCAAACGCATCTTACTAATAGACTACGAAGACTCATTTGTTCATACCCTAGCTAATTACATTCGCCAAACTGGTGCAAGCGTTACCACACTCCGTCATGGTTTCTCGGAATCGCTATTCGATACAGAACGCCCTGACTTAGTTGTTTTATCTCCTGGGCCTGGTAGACCAAGTGATTTTGGGGTTTCGCAGACTGTTGGCGCCCTTCTGCATCGCCAAATTCCGATTTTCGGAGTTTGTTTAGGATTGCAAGGCATCGTTGAAGCTTTTGATGGCGAGTTGGGAGTTCTCGACTATCCTCAACATGGTAAATCTTCACGGATTTTCGTCACCGATTCTAATTCTGTCACCTTCAAAAACTTACCAGAATCCTTTGCAGTCGGTAGATATCACTCATTGTTTGCCCTACCGCAACGTTTGCCAAAAGAACTGAAAGTAACAGCGATGTCTGATGACGACGTAATTATGGGCATTGAACATCAAACACTTCCCATCGCCGCCGTTCAGTTTCATCCAGAATCAATCATGACTTTAGCGGGAGAAGTCGGTTTGGAAATAATTAAAAATGTCGTGCGTGCGTATACGCAGGTCGAAGAGTCATTAGTCATTAGTCATTAG